In Pseudoalteromonas carrageenovora IAM 12662, the following proteins share a genomic window:
- a CDS encoding YqiA/YcfP family alpha/beta fold hydrolase, translating into MAKRVIYIHGFNSSQKSYKAVRFGELMANYDVDYCVPCLNHEPLQAIIELEQLLTPNTVLLGSSLGGFFATYLSQRYQIPAVVINPAVAPYNLLQSLLGPNYNPYQDYHYELNNSHIEALKLLTVDKLTHPELLYLLQQTGDEVLNYQHAVKYYSQCKQWIEFGGDHSYVEFERTFASIVDFLKIT; encoded by the coding sequence ATGGCTAAGCGAGTAATCTATATTCATGGTTTTAATAGCTCACAAAAATCATATAAAGCTGTGAGGTTTGGCGAGCTTATGGCAAACTATGACGTTGATTATTGTGTACCGTGCTTAAACCACGAGCCCTTACAAGCCATCATTGAGCTTGAGCAATTACTAACGCCTAATACCGTTTTATTAGGTAGCTCGTTAGGTGGTTTTTTTGCCACGTATTTATCGCAGCGTTATCAAATTCCTGCAGTGGTTATTAATCCCGCGGTCGCACCCTATAATTTATTGCAGTCGTTACTTGGGCCTAACTATAATCCGTATCAAGATTATCATTATGAGCTAAATAACAGCCATATAGAGGCGCTAAAACTACTGACTGTAGATAAGCTAACGCACCCTGAACTACTGTATTTGTTACAGCAAACAGGCGATGAAGTGTTGAACTATCAACACGCAGTAAAATATTATTCGCAATGCAAGCAATGGATAGAATTTGGTGGCGATCATAGCTACGTTGAGTTTGAACGCACCTTTGCAAGTATTGTAGATTTTCTAAAAATCACGTAA
- a CDS encoding metallophosphoesterase, with amino-acid sequence MAWFDEAYSFDKSSLNIAHITDSHLFADKSGEYFNVNTAKHFEKSLTHIAKQKPDCVIFGGDLTQDHSFESYLLFSNLINQSVLTCPVFWVPGNHDELGMLNRISGAQINAAKRITANGFDLLLINSKGPTPAGWITSNHLDEITQCLVSSSKSNVMFCHHNPLPINGYLDKHMLENGPQLLNILVNSNNVAALFHGHVHNEYTQSFRELAVYATPASSVQFVKNTVNWQQKNTGPAYRMLNISSVKGELNVKTDVVWLSE; translated from the coding sequence ATGGCTTGGTTTGATGAGGCATATAGTTTTGATAAATCATCTTTAAACATAGCTCATATTACCGACAGTCACCTATTTGCAGATAAAAGTGGTGAGTATTTTAATGTAAATACAGCCAAACACTTTGAAAAGTCACTAACGCACATAGCAAAGCAAAAGCCCGACTGTGTTATTTTTGGGGGCGATTTAACACAAGATCATAGCTTTGAATCGTACTTATTATTTAGCAATCTTATAAATCAAAGCGTGCTTACTTGCCCAGTATTTTGGGTACCGGGTAATCATGACGAGTTGGGAATGCTAAATCGTATTAGTGGCGCTCAAATAAATGCAGCTAAACGCATTACAGCCAATGGGTTTGATTTATTACTTATAAACTCTAAAGGTCCAACGCCTGCTGGTTGGATTACAAGTAATCATTTAGATGAAATAACACAATGTTTAGTGAGCTCTAGTAAAAGCAATGTCATGTTTTGCCATCATAATCCGTTACCTATTAATGGCTACCTTGATAAACACATGTTAGAAAATGGCCCCCAGCTATTAAATATTTTAGTTAATAGTAATAACGTCGCTGCTCTTTTTCATGGCCATGTACACAACGAGTATACGCAAAGTTTTAGAGAATTAGCGGTATATGCAACGCCAGCAAGCTCTGTGCAGTTTGTAAAAAACACAGTAAATTGGCAGCAAAAAAATACAGGGCCCGCATACAGAATGTTAAACATTAGCAGCGTTAAAGGTGAGTTAAATGTTAAAACGGACGTGGTATGGCTAAGCGAGTAA
- a CDS encoding DUF1249 domain-containing protein: MTALLATKRYIQSLPKYLTLCEHNYLRLLKLLPSERDIGSTREIKLGNSEFAIKVDDSAKYTMDISIKQLTGMVKGIAPLYLTLRLYQDAKVAEIIHHDYHQRIKPSYGYPNPKMHQKDEKYQLNAFLYDWLVACVERGQATLNWDVNNGLV; the protein is encoded by the coding sequence TTGACAGCACTATTAGCAACAAAGCGATATATTCAAAGCCTCCCAAAGTATTTAACACTTTGCGAGCATAACTACCTGCGACTATTAAAGTTGTTACCAAGCGAGCGGGATATTGGAAGCACCCGCGAAATTAAATTAGGTAACAGCGAGTTTGCTATTAAAGTAGACGATAGCGCAAAGTACACTATGGATATTTCAATCAAGCAGCTAACAGGGATGGTTAAAGGCATTGCTCCACTTTATTTAACGCTAAGGTTGTATCAGGATGCTAAAGTGGCTGAAATTATTCATCACGATTACCATCAGCGTATAAAACCTTCTTACGGTTACCCTAACCCTAAAATGCATCAAAAAGATGAAAAATATCAGCTTAATGCGTTTTTATATGACTGGTTAGTAGCCTGTGTTGAACGCGGGCAAGCAACTTTAAACTGGGATGTAAATAATGGCTTGGTTTGA
- a CDS encoding NUDIX domain-containing protein, with the protein MTSKNLVKFTHKDVSVKPVKSLYKGFFQVDLYQFEHALFAGGTSNVISREILERGDAIAVLPYDPVSDTVLLIEQIRIGAIKSKHSPWLLECIAGMTDGSTDYESVVKKEAFEEAGLELNELEFMLSYLSSPGGTTERLHLYLARADLSQVQTGVYGLESEGEDIKTHVLSVDDALTRLNNGEMDNAATVICMQWLALNRDKMAKKWA; encoded by the coding sequence ATGACGAGTAAAAACTTGGTAAAATTCACTCATAAAGACGTTAGTGTTAAGCCAGTTAAAAGCCTTTATAAGGGTTTTTTTCAGGTCGATTTATACCAATTTGAGCATGCGCTATTTGCAGGTGGAACATCTAACGTTATTAGCCGCGAAATATTAGAACGTGGCGATGCCATTGCAGTACTTCCGTACGATCCGGTATCAGATACTGTGCTTTTAATTGAGCAAATACGTATAGGTGCAATTAAGAGCAAACACTCACCGTGGCTGCTAGAATGTATAGCTGGCATGACCGATGGCAGCACGGATTACGAGTCGGTAGTAAAAAAAGAAGCATTTGAAGAAGCGGGGCTTGAGTTAAACGAACTTGAGTTTATGTTGTCGTACTTATCTAGCCCAGGTGGTACTACAGAGCGCTTACATTTGTATTTAGCACGTGCCGATTTAAGCCAAGTGCAAACAGGTGTCTATGGCCTTGAAAGCGAAGGCGAAGATATCAAAACTCACGTTTTAAGTGTTGATGATGCGCTTACGCGCCTCAATAATGGTGAGATGGACAATGCTGCAACAGTTATATGTATGCAGTGGCTTGCGCTTAATCGCGATAAAATGGCCAAAAAGTGGGCATAA
- the tolC gene encoding outer membrane channel protein TolC, with amino-acid sequence MKKNILAALVSLSCALGATAANAEDLLQVFEIATANDPTVLKAKAQADAQSYQSDLAMSALLPQIGLTASYTKSDSTSFQSIGDLSNQVKVESETDDFSRGVSLSQTLFDLGAWNTLDIADKQALQANGQYDAAKQNLIVRVAEGYFNVLSAIDNLEFVQAEKRAIERQLEQTKQRYAVGLTAITDVHEAQAQFDNSVAQEIIASNAVETAREELREITGKYHAKLDFLNTETFSTTKPAKQSSDFVKIAEENNINLQVAKVTVDIAKDQIVLAKAGHYPKLTLSASYGDSLTDTEVNGANFDEQPRSDSSSVALNFSVPLYSGGATVAATKQARAFYVGASQDYETNYRAVTRTVITSYNQVVSDIATYKALEQAVVSAQSALKATEAGFEVGTRTIVDVLVSTQNLYDAKRNLADVRYRYVLSTLRLKQAAGTLTSEDLVAINQGLKSV; translated from the coding sequence ATGAAAAAGAACATCCTTGCGGCGCTGGTTAGTTTATCATGCGCATTAGGCGCTACAGCAGCCAACGCGGAAGATTTACTACAAGTTTTTGAGATTGCTACAGCAAACGATCCTACCGTTTTAAAAGCAAAAGCCCAAGCCGATGCGCAATCTTATCAAAGCGACTTGGCAATGAGTGCACTGCTACCTCAAATTGGTTTAACTGCGAGCTATACAAAAAGTGACTCAACGTCTTTTCAAAGTATTGGCGACTTATCTAATCAAGTTAAAGTTGAGTCTGAAACAGATGATTTCAGCCGAGGCGTTAGCTTAAGCCAAACTCTGTTTGATTTAGGTGCATGGAACACGTTAGACATTGCAGATAAACAAGCACTTCAAGCAAATGGTCAGTACGATGCAGCTAAGCAAAACTTAATTGTACGCGTTGCTGAAGGCTATTTTAACGTATTAAGCGCAATTGATAACCTTGAATTTGTTCAAGCAGAAAAACGCGCCATTGAACGTCAGCTTGAACAGACCAAGCAACGTTACGCGGTAGGTTTAACAGCAATTACCGATGTACACGAAGCGCAAGCACAGTTTGATAACTCAGTAGCGCAAGAGATCATTGCAAGTAATGCTGTAGAGACCGCACGTGAAGAGCTTCGTGAAATCACTGGTAAATACCATGCTAAGTTAGATTTTTTAAACACTGAAACGTTTTCAACGACTAAGCCAGCTAAACAATCTAGTGATTTTGTAAAAATAGCTGAAGAAAATAATATTAACTTACAAGTGGCTAAAGTCACAGTTGATATAGCAAAAGATCAAATTGTACTTGCTAAAGCGGGTCATTATCCAAAGTTAACACTTAGTGCAAGCTACGGTGATTCACTCACTGATACTGAAGTAAATGGGGCTAACTTTGACGAGCAACCTCGATCAGATTCAAGCTCTGTAGCACTTAACTTTAGCGTGCCTTTATATTCAGGTGGCGCAACGGTTGCAGCAACTAAACAAGCCCGTGCTTTTTATGTAGGTGCAAGCCAAGATTACGAAACAAACTACCGTGCAGTTACACGTACTGTCATTACTTCTTACAACCAAGTTGTTTCAGATATTGCAACATACAAAGCACTTGAACAAGCTGTTGTATCGGCACAAAGTGCACTTAAAGCAACTGAAGCTGGTTTTGAAGTAGGTACTCGTACTATTGTTGACGTACTTGTTAGCACACAAAACTTATACGATGCTAAACGTAACCTAGCTGATGTGCGTTACCGCTACGTACTTTCTACTCTGCGTTTAAAACAAGCAGCAGGTACGCTTACAAGTGAAGATTTAGTCGCCATAAACCAAGGTTTAAAATCGGTTTAA
- the lpxL gene encoding LpxL/LpxP family Kdo(2)-lipid IV(A) lauroyl/palmitoleoyl acyltransferase, producing the protein MVTSSPFKISFLGPRYWLTWIGVLFLYVISWLPQKLQLGLGKLLGRLVHKFMKRRRHIAEVNIKLCFPDMSEAEQKKLVLKNMENTGIAMVETGMAWWWPQWRVKNVYGSIKGLEHFERVQASGKGVLLLVPHFLHLEMTSRVMGLKCQGLGFYRPHNNPLMEYFTTNGRLRSNEYLIGRKDVKGLLKSLKNKKVCYYLPDQDYGRNRCEFVPFYAVPDTATTTGTLMFAGSKNCETMSLISHRDDNGKYHLEIIPELENFPSGDDKADVTRVNQRVEQAINTAPAQYMWLHRRFKTRPDKNTPSFYKK; encoded by the coding sequence GTGGTCACCTCATCTCCTTTTAAAATATCATTTTTAGGCCCTCGCTATTGGCTAACATGGATAGGCGTTTTATTTTTATACGTGATCTCTTGGTTACCACAAAAACTTCAACTCGGATTAGGTAAATTACTAGGGCGCTTAGTCCATAAATTTATGAAGCGTCGCCGCCATATAGCGGAGGTAAACATTAAGCTTTGCTTTCCTGATATGAGTGAAGCCGAACAAAAAAAATTAGTGTTAAAAAATATGGAAAACACCGGTATCGCCATGGTAGAAACAGGCATGGCATGGTGGTGGCCGCAGTGGCGTGTAAAAAATGTCTATGGCTCAATTAAAGGGCTTGAACATTTTGAGCGCGTACAAGCTTCTGGCAAAGGTGTTTTATTGCTTGTTCCTCACTTTTTACACCTTGAAATGACCAGTCGCGTGATGGGGTTAAAGTGCCAAGGGCTTGGCTTTTATCGCCCGCATAACAACCCTCTAATGGAATATTTTACAACTAATGGCCGTCTTCGCTCTAACGAATACCTGATTGGCCGAAAAGACGTTAAAGGCTTGTTGAAATCTTTAAAAAACAAAAAAGTATGTTATTACTTACCAGATCAAGACTACGGCCGTAACCGCTGCGAGTTTGTGCCTTTTTACGCCGTACCCGACACAGCAACCACTACCGGGACGCTGATGTTTGCTGGTAGCAAAAATTGCGAAACAATGAGCTTAATAAGCCACAGAGATGATAATGGAAAATACCATTTAGAGATTATTCCTGAGCTTGAAAACTTCCCAAGCGGTGATGATAAAGCTGATGTAACACGCGTTAACCAGCGCGTAGAGCAAGCTATTAATACTGCACCAGCTCAGTACATGTGGCTTCATCGACGTTTTAAAACAAGGCCTGATAAAAATACCCCTTCATTTTATAAAAAGTAG
- a CDS encoding toxin co-regulated pilus biosynthesis Q family protein — protein MWFWIKHLSFAVVLAALAGYFLLGDGPVLDIKQSKNAAAEGLSRFYSSIRNQVKSNKERDQFVLQLKTPQQSLDRVLAERARIVDPMPASWSGKVEPRRFENGSTLKDVLKEYAKTEGVELYWYLSKDYVVKDHFRVDSNFTSALYQVGRAINDDFEYEVYTYFCYKQRAAVITELPSEFVRSNCLKLKV, from the coding sequence ATGTGGTTTTGGATCAAACATTTATCATTTGCTGTGGTACTAGCTGCACTTGCGGGGTATTTTTTACTCGGCGATGGCCCGGTACTTGATATAAAACAATCTAAAAATGCTGCTGCCGAAGGGTTATCTCGCTTTTATTCATCTATTCGCAATCAAGTAAAAAGTAATAAAGAGCGTGATCAGTTTGTTTTACAGCTTAAAACCCCTCAACAAAGCCTTGATAGAGTACTTGCTGAGCGTGCACGTATTGTTGATCCTATGCCGGCTAGTTGGTCTGGAAAGGTTGAACCAAGGCGTTTTGAAAATGGCTCAACACTTAAAGATGTACTTAAAGAATATGCAAAAACTGAAGGGGTTGAACTGTATTGGTACTTAAGTAAAGATTACGTGGTAAAGGATCACTTTAGGGTAGATAGTAACTTCACATCGGCGCTGTACCAAGTAGGCAGAGCAATTAATGATGATTTTGAATACGAGGTTTATACTTACTTTTGCTACAAGCAAAGAGCTGCGGTTATTACCGAGCTCCCTTCTGAATTTGTCCGAAGTAACTGCTTAAAACTAAAAGTTTAA
- the glnE gene encoding bifunctional [glutamate--ammonia ligase]-adenylyl-L-tyrosine phosphorylase/[glutamate--ammonia-ligase] adenylyltransferase has translation MSNLKQLPIQLQKLGLERFEQLYPQQSDESEVVRLLALSDFAWRSLESQPDLKDWLLCKDEIQNRHVTSPFDGLELTNIDEAKCNQILRKYREKYWLKVAYLDLCCANPIADSINYISQLADMLINSANQWAHAQVAKVNGEPLDEQNYSMPLMVLGMGKLGGKELNYSSDIDLIFAYPRSTKTQGGRRSLEAQVFYTKVAQKLIAALNQVTGDGQVFRVDMRLRPFGESGPLVMSFNAIEDYYQEQGRDWERYAMLKGRLIGTPNKYWDEFIKLLKPFVYRRYIDFSVIESLRKMKLMIAQEVRRKGLTNNIKLGAGGIREVEFIVQALQMVRGGREANLQTQSLLKALNELSLSQVIDEQEALELKSNYLYLRKVEQYLQIFDDQQTQTLPDDELNQQRLNLLLEQENFSATLSTIEKVMKQVNSEFSLVIGEETVPLDTCEGAFISAWDHGDVSFLKDEREEWQTPLNDFKLRLSKVNIGNRGREILDKLMPVLLNQLNDFNASAAAFTMVCQILNKIISRTAYLELLYENQGALKQLVLLCCHSKWIGEHISRYPILLDELIDPAVLYKPTPLSAYKDEIRQYFLRIEHDDLELQMESLRQFKQTHQLRIAAADATGVIDVMKVSDHLTALAEAIVDQSVNIAWHNTVRRFGMPPGTDDEHKGFAVIAYGKTGGFEVGYDSDLDLVFVHNHDGSSQTNGDKPIDSRQFYLKLAQRLMHLFNTRTASGILYELDTRLRPEGASGLLAINLESFNHYQQTQAWTWEHQALVRARLILGQDELVERFAQIRKEILCQPRDADILKADVIKMREKMREHLAKGNTQQFDLKQDVGGMADIEFITQYLVLKHANEFENLTVYSDNVRILSDAAKLGCISKEQKQQLIQAYIDYRSRYHVLSLDQQGRLVLREQFEQDIINITQIWNSVFELG, from the coding sequence ATGAGTAATCTAAAGCAACTTCCTATTCAATTACAAAAACTTGGCTTAGAGCGCTTCGAACAGCTATATCCGCAGCAAAGCGATGAAAGTGAAGTTGTACGATTACTCGCATTGAGCGACTTTGCTTGGCGCTCTTTAGAGTCTCAGCCCGATTTAAAAGATTGGCTTTTGTGCAAAGACGAAATACAAAATAGACATGTCACATCTCCCTTTGATGGCCTAGAGCTTACTAATATAGATGAAGCAAAGTGCAATCAAATTTTACGAAAGTACCGCGAAAAGTACTGGCTTAAAGTTGCATACCTCGATCTTTGTTGCGCAAACCCAATTGCAGATAGCATAAACTACATTAGCCAATTGGCCGATATGCTAATAAATAGTGCTAACCAATGGGCGCATGCACAGGTTGCAAAAGTAAATGGCGAACCCCTTGATGAGCAAAACTATTCAATGCCATTAATGGTATTAGGAATGGGAAAGCTTGGTGGTAAAGAGCTAAATTACTCATCAGATATAGATTTAATTTTTGCTTACCCTCGCAGTACAAAAACACAAGGCGGACGACGAAGCCTAGAAGCTCAAGTGTTTTATACAAAAGTGGCGCAAAAGCTTATTGCAGCGCTTAACCAAGTAACAGGTGATGGGCAAGTATTTAGAGTTGATATGCGATTACGTCCATTTGGTGAAAGCGGCCCTTTAGTTATGAGCTTTAACGCTATTGAGGATTACTACCAAGAGCAAGGGCGCGATTGGGAACGCTACGCCATGTTAAAAGGGCGCTTAATTGGCACACCTAATAAATACTGGGATGAGTTTATTAAGCTGTTAAAGCCGTTTGTTTATCGTCGCTATATTGATTTTTCGGTGATCGAATCACTGCGTAAAATGAAGTTAATGATTGCTCAAGAGGTACGCCGTAAAGGCCTTACTAATAATATTAAACTAGGTGCCGGCGGTATTCGAGAAGTTGAATTTATTGTGCAAGCACTGCAAATGGTTAGAGGTGGGCGAGAAGCTAATTTACAAACGCAATCTCTACTCAAAGCATTAAATGAGCTATCACTTAGCCAAGTTATTGACGAGCAAGAAGCTTTAGAGCTTAAAAGCAATTACCTTTATTTACGTAAAGTTGAGCAGTACCTGCAAATATTTGACGACCAACAAACACAAACCTTACCAGATGATGAGCTAAATCAGCAGCGCTTAAATTTATTATTAGAACAAGAAAACTTCAGCGCTACATTAAGCACGATTGAAAAAGTTATGAAGCAAGTTAATAGCGAATTTTCGCTAGTAATTGGCGAGGAAACCGTACCACTAGATACCTGTGAAGGCGCTTTTATTAGTGCGTGGGATCATGGTGATGTGAGCTTTTTAAAAGACGAAAGAGAAGAGTGGCAAACGCCCCTGAATGACTTTAAATTAAGACTTTCAAAAGTAAATATTGGTAATCGAGGTCGCGAAATTCTTGATAAGTTGATGCCTGTACTGCTAAATCAACTCAATGATTTTAATGCCAGCGCAGCTGCATTTACAATGGTTTGCCAAATATTAAATAAAATAATATCGCGTACAGCCTACCTAGAACTGCTTTACGAAAACCAAGGCGCGTTAAAGCAACTGGTATTATTGTGCTGCCATAGTAAATGGATAGGTGAGCATATTTCTCGATATCCTATTTTGCTAGATGAATTAATCGATCCCGCAGTACTTTATAAACCAACGCCTCTGAGTGCATATAAAGACGAGATAAGACAATATTTTTTACGTATTGAGCATGACGACCTAGAGCTACAAATGGAATCGCTTAGGCAGTTTAAGCAAACTCATCAGCTACGTATTGCAGCTGCCGATGCAACCGGCGTTATTGATGTGATGAAGGTTAGCGATCACCTTACAGCACTTGCTGAGGCGATCGTCGATCAATCAGTAAATATTGCGTGGCACAATACTGTTAGGCGCTTTGGTATGCCCCCCGGTACTGATGACGAGCATAAAGGCTTTGCTGTTATAGCCTACGGAAAAACAGGCGGTTTTGAAGTTGGATATGACTCAGACCTTGATTTGGTGTTTGTACACAACCATGACGGCTCAAGCCAAACGAATGGCGATAAGCCAATAGACTCTCGCCAATTTTATTTAAAGCTCGCACAGCGCCTAATGCATTTATTTAATACTCGTACTGCATCGGGTATTTTATATGAGCTAGATACGCGCCTACGCCCAGAGGGCGCATCTGGTTTATTAGCTATTAATTTAGAAAGCTTTAATCATTATCAGCAAACGCAAGCATGGACGTGGGAGCATCAAGCACTCGTCCGCGCTCGGCTAATATTAGGTCAAGATGAGTTAGTTGAACGTTTTGCACAAATACGTAAAGAAATATTATGCCAACCACGAGATGCCGACATACTTAAAGCTGATGTAATTAAAATGCGCGAAAAAATGCGTGAACACTTAGCGAAAGGAAACACACAGCAGTTTGATTTAAAACAAGATGTTGGTGGTATGGCAGATATTGAGTTTATAACCCAATATTTAGTACTTAAACACGCTAATGAATTTGAGAATCTAACAGTTTACTCAGACAACGTTAGAATTTTAAGTGATGCCGCTAAGCTTGGCTGTATTAGCAAAGAGCAAAAGCAGCAGCTAATTCAAGCCTATATTGATTATCGCTCACGCTACCATGTGTTGAGTTTAGATCAGCAGGGGCGTTTAGTTTTGAGGGAGCAGTTTGAGCAAGATATTATTAATATTACGCAAATTTGGAATAGCGTATTTGAGCTAGGTTAA
- a CDS encoding DUF350 domain-containing protein, translating to MSYLSLSNTSFIAIAISFAVICITIFGLRTVTQLKAKQALKEELAQHDNFAMGISFASEISVVIATMAFLFDEISVSTAQSNPLKVVILIVLLFTFIKVGHLIHRKWILHRFNEEAAILKQNVCAALVDSGMLIANCIIALGLYTWTHTQGFSNLLIAFVSFFTLQGMFALDSKIRERRFAKANQGASLQSNFNLENTSIGIRYAGKSIGLALAVYAGLSSAAFQNGKMVENIFTLVMHCGVMWLLLYCLTYVIKVISLPNIDTALEVDHQDNIGIACIEFAVFCAIGYLLISMFSI from the coding sequence ATGTCATATTTGTCTTTATCTAACACTAGTTTTATTGCGATTGCCATTAGTTTTGCGGTTATTTGCATAACTATTTTTGGTTTACGAACGGTAACTCAACTTAAGGCAAAACAAGCGCTTAAAGAAGAGTTAGCACAGCACGATAACTTTGCCATGGGAATTAGTTTTGCATCAGAAATATCAGTAGTTATAGCAACTATGGCCTTTTTATTTGACGAAATAAGCGTAAGTACCGCACAGTCAAACCCATTAAAAGTAGTTATTTTAATTGTTTTATTATTTACATTTATTAAGGTTGGTCATTTAATCCACAGAAAATGGATATTGCACAGATTCAATGAAGAAGCAGCTATATTAAAACAAAATGTATGCGCCGCTTTAGTTGATTCAGGCATGTTAATAGCTAACTGCATTATTGCGCTTGGCTTATATACATGGACTCACACTCAAGGGTTTAGTAACTTACTCATTGCTTTTGTTAGCTTTTTCACTCTACAAGGGATGTTTGCCCTTGATAGCAAAATACGTGAGCGTCGCTTTGCTAAAGCTAACCAAGGTGCCTCATTACAAAGTAACTTTAATCTAGAAAACACCTCAATAGGTATAAGATACGCTGGTAAATCAATTGGTTTAGCACTTGCAGTTTATGCTGGTTTATCAAGCGCAGCATTTCAAAATGGCAAAATGGTAGAAAATATATTTACACTGGTAATGCATTGCGGTGTAATGTGGTTGTTACTTTATTGTTTAACTTATGTAATAAAAGTTATATCTTTACCAAATATTGATACCGCTCTTGAAGTTGATCACCAAGATAACATTGGGATTGCATGTATAGAGTTTGCTGTTTTTTGTGCTATAGGCTATTTACTTATAAGCATGTTTTCTATTTAA
- the rsmE gene encoding 16S rRNA (uracil(1498)-N(3))-methyltransferase, with product MRVPHIYQASDIALNTPVTLDDDAAGHIGRVLRMKVGEHVSIFNGEGGEYLSEIIEVTKKTVIVMPLELNPHDVESPLKIHLGQCVSRGDKMDFTIQKSVELGITEITPLFSQRCGVKLSGDRLEKKHQQWQKIAIAAAEQSGRNFVPVVHPPVDLKQWLDQQTQAIKLTLHPRAEHSIKTITVPKDGVRFLVGPEGGFTDEEMAQTKQHDFVDIRLGPRVLRTETAALTVLSALQLQFGDLAN from the coding sequence ATGCGAGTTCCTCATATTTATCAGGCATCGGATATTGCCTTAAACACCCCTGTAACTTTAGATGATGACGCTGCTGGGCACATTGGCCGTGTACTGCGTATGAAAGTAGGCGAGCATGTATCTATTTTTAATGGAGAAGGTGGCGAGTACCTTAGTGAAATAATTGAGGTAACTAAAAAAACAGTGATTGTAATGCCACTTGAGCTAAATCCTCATGACGTAGAATCACCTCTTAAAATTCATTTAGGGCAATGTGTATCCCGTGGCGATAAGATGGATTTTACCATTCAAAAATCTGTAGAGCTTGGCATAACTGAAATCACCCCCCTTTTTAGCCAACGCTGCGGCGTTAAACTCAGTGGCGATCGCTTAGAGAAAAAACATCAGCAATGGCAAAAAATTGCAATTGCTGCAGCCGAACAATCTGGGCGTAACTTTGTACCAGTTGTTCACCCTCCCGTTGATTTAAAACAGTGGCTAGATCAGCAAACGCAGGCAATAAAACTGACTTTGCACCCTCGTGCTGAGCACAGTATTAAAACCATTACAGTACCTAAAGATGGTGTGCGCTTTTTAGTAGGCCCAGAAGGCGGTTTTACCGATGAAGAAATGGCGCAAACTAAACAACATGATTTTGTAGATATTCGCTTAGGCCCGCGTGTTTTACGAACGGAAACCGCCGCTTTAACGGTCTTAAGTGCATTACAGTTACAATTTGGCGATTTAGCTAATTGA